Proteins co-encoded in one Erwinia sp. genomic window:
- the queG gene encoding Epoxyqueuosine reductase (ID:JIFNMEKO_02597;~source:Prodigal:2.6): MYPLDLQLFAQQIKQWGTELGFQQVGICDTDLTPEEPRLKAWLEKQYHGEMAWMERHGMLRARPQELLPGTLRVISVRMNYLPANAHFARTLKNPRLGYVSRYALGRDYHKVLRNRLKKLGEKIREHFNDAQFRPFVDSAPLLERPLAVKAGLGWTGKHSLVLNRESGSWFFLGELLINLPLPVDEPQPEQCGRCVACMTLCPTGAIVEPYTVDARRCISYLTIELEGSIPEALRPLIGNRIYGCDDCQLICPWNRYSQLTDEEDLSPRKQLHAPELLELFRWSEAYFLQVTEGTAIRRIGHLRWLRNIAVALGNAPYSAENITVLAARQGEHPLLDEHIEWAIAQQLASRSKNAVEITNAQQKRLVRAIEKGLPRDA, from the coding sequence TTGTATCCTCTTGATCTTCAGCTATTCGCCCAACAAATAAAGCAGTGGGGAACCGAACTCGGCTTTCAGCAGGTCGGGATCTGTGACACAGACTTAACACCTGAAGAGCCCCGACTTAAGGCCTGGCTGGAAAAACAATATCATGGCGAAATGGCATGGATGGAAAGACATGGCATGTTACGCGCCAGACCACAAGAACTACTACCCGGAACGTTGCGAGTTATCAGCGTGCGCATGAACTACCTTCCTGCCAATGCCCATTTTGCACGCACGCTAAAAAACCCCCGACTCGGTTATGTCAGCCGCTATGCTCTGGGACGCGACTATCATAAAGTATTACGTAACCGATTAAAAAAGCTCGGTGAAAAAATTCGTGAGCATTTCAATGACGCACAGTTTCGTCCTTTTGTCGATTCAGCGCCATTACTTGAGCGCCCGCTGGCCGTCAAAGCAGGACTGGGATGGACAGGAAAACACTCTTTGGTGTTGAATCGGGAAAGTGGCTCGTGGTTCTTTCTGGGTGAACTGTTGATCAACTTGCCACTGCCAGTCGATGAACCGCAACCCGAACAATGCGGCCGTTGTGTGGCCTGCATGACACTCTGTCCAACCGGTGCGATCGTTGAACCCTATACTGTTGATGCCCGCCGCTGTATCTCTTATTTAACCATTGAACTGGAAGGCAGTATTCCTGAAGCATTACGGCCATTGATCGGTAACCGCATCTATGGTTGCGACGATTGCCAGCTTATCTGTCCCTGGAATCGCTACAGCCAACTGACAGATGAAGAAGATTTAAGTCCACGAAAACAACTTCACGCACCGGAATTGCTTGAGCTGTTTCGTTGGTCTGAAGCCTATTTTCTTCAGGTTACCGAAGGAACAGCGATACGACGTATAGGCCATCTGCGATGGTTACGTAATATCGCGGTCGCGCTGGGGAATGCACCTTATAGCGCAGAAAATATTACTGTTTTAGCTGCCCGCCAGGGGGAACATCCCCTCCTTGATGAGCATATTGAGTGGGCTATCGCACAGCAACTTGCGTCACGCAGTAAAAATGCCGTTGAAATAACCAATGCTCAGCAAAAACGTCTGGTACGTGCCATCGAAAAAGGATTACCCCGTGATGCCTGA
- a CDS encoding hypothetical protein (ID:JIFNMEKO_02598;~source:Prodigal:2.6), with product MSMPFLMSGFNDAYENKIKLKDKDVEELLNKLDAKVTSRKNEIENKLKARIKGKKYELLPGGIYMVVDKKGKEAFRQHDVVTFNISEKHLDGKPILNTMNSKLINDQNVDPMMGMIIKSGLKGGVVTIYGPAGALYQQLPAEMKTDTLISITFSLLTTTG from the coding sequence GTGAGCATGCCGTTTTTAATGTCCGGTTTTAATGATGCCTATGAGAATAAAATAAAACTGAAAGATAAGGACGTCGAAGAGTTACTGAACAAGCTTGATGCAAAAGTCACATCACGAAAAAATGAGATCGAGAATAAATTAAAGGCCAGGATCAAAGGCAAGAAGTATGAATTGCTCCCCGGGGGCATTTATATGGTGGTGGACAAAAAAGGGAAAGAGGCCTTCCGACAACATGATGTTGTCACATTTAACATTTCGGAAAAACACCTCGATGGCAAGCCAATTCTCAATACCATGAATTCAAAACTGATTAATGATCAGAATGTTGATCCTATGATGGGCATGATTATCAAATCTGGTTTGAAGGGGGGAGTGGTGACTATTTATGGCCCGGCGGGCGCACTTTATCAGCAACTCCCTGCAGAGATGAAAACAGATACACTTATCTCTATCACGTTCTCCCTTTTGACTACTACGGGCTAA
- a CDS encoding hypothetical protein (ID:JIFNMEKO_02599;~source:Prodigal:2.6) has translation MLSWLLRRKKQLAETSAKHSAESAALKQQLAQRESEQKASAAVLNQQNAELAAAAKKQLAESTAKHSAEIAALKRQLAQRESEQKTSMAALNQQNAELAAAAKKQLAESTAKHSAEIATLKQQLAQRESEQKASAAALNQQTVAAKKQLDDVTAQLNTEIVTLKTQQTRLESDKQKAISEATQQREQLLSMTQAQKKAEVSALQLTEKNQKLQSSFDALALKSKGIVPADANEKSAYSLGIYYFNQT, from the coding sequence ATGCTGAGCTGGCTGCTGCGGCGAAAAAAACAGTTAGCGGAAACCAGTGCTAAGCATAGCGCGGAGAGTGCTGCACTGAAACAGCAACTGGCCCAGCGTGAAAGTGAACAGAAGGCATCTGCGGCGGTGCTGAATCAGCAGAATGCTGAGCTGGCTGCGGCGGCGAAAAAGCAGTTAGCGGAATCCACTGCTAAGCATAGCGCGGAGATTGCTGCACTGAAACGGCAACTGGCTCAGCGTGAAAGTGAACAAAAAACATCCATGGCAGCATTAAATCAGCAGAATGCTGAGCTGGCTGCTGCGGCGAAAAAACAGTTAGCGGAATCCACTGCTAAGCATAGCGCGGAGATTGCTACACTGAAACAGCAACTGGCCCAGCGTGAAAGTGAACAGAAGGCATCTGCGGCGGCGCTAAACCAGCAGACTGTCGCGGCGAAAAAACAACTGGATGATGTCACTGCACAGTTAAATACTGAAATCGTTACCCTTAAAACGCAGCAGACACGTCTGGAAAGTGACAAGCAAAAAGCCATCAGTGAAGCCACACAGCAGCGGGAACAACTGCTGTCAATGACACAGGCACAGAAAAAAGCTGAGGTGTCTGCACTGCAGCTGACAGAAAAAAATCAAAAACTGCAATCTTCTTTTGACGCGTTAGCGTTGAAAAGTAAAGGTATAGTGCCTGCGGATGCAAATGAAAAAAGTGCTTACTCACTAGGTATTTATTATTTTAATCAGACCTGA
- a CDS encoding hypothetical protein (ID:JIFNMEKO_02600;~source:Prodigal:2.6), with amino-acid sequence MTAATGMKKKSCIGNTKLALALCCSVLPVVTSAESASFMNDISRLDVPSSTTSEMSEPRSKGAFLVTPPVKPVPGSASIKPQSVPQNKRPQAISSLQKKSKKNTQQPDEPGQLRSQNKQLTTKMAAEEKKQAAARQVLSAEITALKQQLAQRESEQKVAAVTLNQQRAGQAAAGKKELAETSAKHSVEIAALKQQLSQRESEQKTAIAALNQQNAELAAAAKKQLAGTSAKHSAESAALKQQLSQRESEQKTAIAALNQQNAELAAAAKKTVSGNQC; translated from the coding sequence ATGACCGCAGCGACAGGGATGAAAAAGAAGTCTTGTATTGGAAATACTAAACTGGCGTTAGCTCTGTGTTGTAGCGTATTACCGGTTGTTACCAGCGCAGAGTCTGCATCATTTATGAATGATATTTCGCGCCTTGATGTGCCATCGTCCACAACATCTGAAATGTCAGAACCGCGCTCGAAAGGCGCATTTCTTGTTACACCGCCCGTGAAGCCAGTTCCTGGTTCTGCCTCGATTAAACCGCAATCAGTACCGCAAAATAAGCGTCCTCAGGCAATCTCTTCCCTGCAAAAGAAAAGCAAAAAAAATACACAACAGCCCGATGAACCTGGTCAGCTTAGGTCACAGAACAAACAGTTGACGACTAAGATGGCTGCTGAAGAGAAAAAGCAGGCTGCTGCACGGCAGGTTTTATCTGCTGAAATCACTGCGCTGAAGCAGCAACTGGCCCAGCGCGAAAGTGAACAGAAAGTAGCTGCGGTAACACTGAATCAGCAGCGTGCCGGGCAGGCTGCGGCGGGGAAAAAGGAGTTAGCGGAAACCAGTGCTAAACACAGCGTGGAGATTGCTGCACTGAAACAGCAACTGTCCCAGCGTGAAAGTGAACAAAAAACAGCCATAGCAGCATTGAATCAGCAGAATGCTGAGCTGGCTGCTGCGGCGAAAAAACAGTTAGCGGGAACCAGTGCTAAGCATAGCGCGGAGAGTGCTGCACTGAAACAGCAACTGTCCCAGCGTGAAAGTGAACAAAAAACAGCCATAGCAGCATTGAATCAGCAGAATGCTGAGCTGGCTGCTGCGGCGAAAAAAACAGTTAGCGGAAACCAGTGCTAA
- a CDS encoding hypothetical protein (ID:JIFNMEKO_02601;~source:Prodigal:2.6) yields MSAKHSGKFFWVEMMIKNKLLTPICLSLLLLQGCSVMKKNDGIIVKSQASQLPALQQCLQDTSTLVKLDNKYQKDASELYRLMEDAKYYASIATKSSESVSSTVAPLFEYKINDKCNVISQQLINEFKVRVSRLDVEGGNVK; encoded by the coding sequence ATGTCAGCCAAACACAGCGGAAAATTTTTTTGGGTAGAGATGATGATTAAAAACAAACTGTTAACACCAATTTGTCTTTCATTGTTACTGCTGCAGGGCTGCAGCGTAATGAAAAAAAATGATGGCATTATTGTAAAAAGTCAGGCCAGTCAGCTGCCTGCTCTGCAACAGTGTCTGCAGGACACCAGTACGCTGGTAAAACTGGATAATAAGTATCAGAAAGATGCCAGTGAACTGTATCGTTTGATGGAAGATGCTAAATACTATGCATCAATCGCCACAAAATCCTCTGAAAGTGTAAGTTCTACCGTTGCACCTCTTTTTGAATACAAAATTAATGATAAATGCAATGTAATTTCCCAGCAGTTGATTAATGAATTTAAAGTAAGAGTCAGCAGACTGGATGTCGAAGGCGGTAATGTGAAATGA